The genomic DNA GTCTCGATGGTCGCCAGGTCGCTGTTGCCGAACAGGATCTCCCCGCCCACGTCAGGACGCACGTACTGCAGCGACACCAGATCGGAGAACACCGGCAACGAATTCACCTCGCCGGCGTCGGCGGGGGGCTTGAGCATGACGATCTGCTCGCGCACCACGGTCACCGACAGGTCGATCCCCAATGCCGCCAGGAATGGCGGCGCCCAGGCCCCAGTGGCCAGCACCACGGTGCCGCAGGCGATGAATTCCCCGTCGCGCAACCGGACGCCCGTCACCCGGTCACCGTCGACCACGATCTCGGACACCGGCGTGCTCTGGCGGATCGTCACCCCGGCCGCGCGTGCGGTGACAGCCATCGCCTGCGCGGTCATGTAGGCGTCGCCGTAACCACCGCGCGGCTCGTAGGCGAACCCGGCGAAATCATCGAGATATGCCGTGGGCCAGAGCTTCGCGACATCGCTGCGATCGATGCGCTCGGTCTGCACCCCGACAGCCTGCTGCGCGGCCAGGTTGGCGTCCAGCGCCTCGACGTCCCCCTCGCCGACGCCCACCACATACCCGGTGCCGTGGAATCCGATGGGCTGGCCGAAGTGTTCCTGCGCCGCTTCGAACACCTCCAGGCCGTACTGGCTCATGGCAGCCAGCGAGCTGACGCCATAGTGGCAGCGCACGATGCCGCTGGACTTCCCGGTCATCCCGGATCCGACCGTGGAGCGCTCCAGGACCAGGACGTCGGTGACGCCGCGCTGGGACAGCGCCCAGGCGGTGGCGGCGCCCTCGAGTCCACCGCCGACGATGACCACCTCAGGCATGGCCGGGGATCCAGGACGTGCCGGCCAGCGGGATGCGGGCCATGGCAGCGGCTTCGATGGTCAACGCCACCAGGTCCTCGGGTTCCAGGTGCTGCACATGGGCTTTGCCGCACGCCCGCGCGATGGTCTGGGCCTCCATGGTCATCACCCGCAGGTAATTGGCCAGACGCCGGCCGGCCTCCACCGGGTCCAGCCGCGCGGACAGCTGCGGGTCCTGGGTGGTGATGCCGGCGGGGTCCCGGCCGTCCTGGAAGTCATCGTAGAAACCTGCTGCGCTGCCGATCTTGTCGTATTCGTCGGCGTAGCGCGGATCGTTGTCGCCCAGAGCGATCAGAGCGGCGGTACCGATCGACACCGCGTCGGCGCCCAGCGCCAGCGCCTTGGCGACGTCGGCGCCGTTGCGGATGCCACCGGAGACCACCAACTGGACCTGACGATGAACGCCCAACTCCTGCAACGCCTGCACCGCCTGCGGGATGGCGGCCAGCGTCGGGATCCCGACGTGTTCGATGAACACGTCCTGGGTGGCCGCGGTGCCGCCCTGCATGCCGTCGACCACCACCACATCGGCGCCGGCGTGGACTGCCAGCTTGACGTCGTAATAGGTACGCGACGCACCCATCTTGACGAAGATGGGCTTCTCCCAGTCGGTCAGCTCACGCAGTTCGTTGATCTTGATGGTCAGGTCGTCGGGTCCGGTCCAGTCGGGATGCCGGCACGCGCTGCGCTGGTCGATGCCCTCGGGCAGGTTCCGCATCCGCGCCACCCGCTCGGTGATCTTCTGCCCCAGCAGCATTCCGCCACCGCCCGGCTTGGCGCCCTGGCCGAGCACGATCTCGATGGCGTCGGCCTTGCGCAGGTCGTCGGGGTTCATCCCGTACCGGCTGGGCAGGTACTGATACACCAGGTACTTGCTCTGGCCCCGCTCCTCGGGGGTCATGCCGCCGTCGCCGGTGGTGGTCGAGGTGCCCACTTCGCTGGCCCCGCGGCCCAGCGCCTCCTTGGCGTTGGCCGACAGCGAGCCGAAGCTCATTCCCGCGATCGTCACCGGAATGCTGAGGTGCAGAGGATGTTTGGCGTACCTGCTGCCGAGCACCACATCGGTGTCGCACCGCTCGCGGTAGCCCTCCAGCGGGTAGCGGGACATGCTGGCACCCAGGAACGCCAGATCGTCGAGGTGCGGCAGCTTGCGCTTGGCCCCCCAGCCCCGGATGTCGTACACCCCGGTGGCGGCGGCGCGCTGGATGTCGGCGATGGTGGCGCGGTCGAAGGTGGCGGACTCACGCAGGCCGCGCTGAACGCGGGCGTCATCATTCATATCGGGATCCTCGAAAGCTCAGTACGTGTTGTCGGAGTGGAAGTGATACAGCGACCGCCCCGACCCGTATCTGGTGTAGGTGCTGGTCTCGTCGTCGAATCCGGCCTCTTTGAGCAGCGCGGCCAATTCGGCGTGGTGATTGTCGTCCATGGACTTGGGCACACAGTCGGCACCGAGGGAGGCCACCTCGCCGCGGACGTAGATGCGGGCTTCGTAGATCGAATCCCCCAGTGCATCACCGACATCACCTCGGATCACCAGGGTGCCGCTCTGGGCCATGAAGGCGCTCATGTGCCCGGCGTTGCCGCCGACGACGATGTTGACCCCTTTCATCGAGATGCCACAGCGGGCCGCGGCGTCACCCTCGATGACGAGCAGCCCCCCGTGTGCGGTGGCCCCCGCCGACTGGGAGGCGTTGCCCTTGACCAGCACGGTCCCGCTCATCATGTTCTCGGCGAGCCCCACCCCGGCATTGCCCTCGATGGTCACCTCGGCATGCTGGTTCATCCCGGCGGCGTAGTAGCCGACGTGCCCGGCGATCCGCAGCCGCACCGCGGCGTCCAACCCCACGGCCAGATTGTGCGCACCGGCCGGATTCTCGATCACGAAGTCGCCGTCGATGTCGCGAGCATGCAAGGCGGCGTTGATTTCTCGCACGCTGCTGTGCTGCAGGTCGAAGGTTGTCACCGGCTCCATGCGTACACCACCTCGGGTTCGGGTTCGAACAGGTGCGCGGTCTCGATACCGGGCAGGCCCACCAGGGCGCGGTATTCGGAGGCCATGGCCACCCAGTCGTCGGTCTCGGCCACCACGGCCGGCTTACAGGCGATGGCATCGCGCACCACCGCGAAGGAGTCGGAGTTGGACACCAGCAGCGTGTAGAAGCCGTCGAACTCGGCGCACAGGCGCTTGAGCGCCAGTTCCACATCTGCTCCGGAGGCCAGCTGGTGGGCGACGAAGCGGGCGCCCACCTCGGTGTCGTTCTCGCTGTCGAAATGCACACCTGCGGCGCGCAGTTCGCGCCGGATGGTGGCATGGTTGGCGAAGGATCCGTTGTGCACCAGGCACTGGTCGGACCCCACCGCGTACGGATGGCAGCCTGCGGCGTTGACTGCCGACTCGGTGGCCATCCGGGTGTGCCCGACGCCCTGCCAGCCCTGCGCCTGCGCCAGTCCGTAGCGCGCAGCGAGGTCGCGCGGGTGGCCGACGCCCTTGAGCACCGCGACATCCTGACCGAAGCCGGCCACCAGCGCGGTGGGCACCGCGGCCCGCGCCGCGCCCAGCAGCACCTCGGTGTCCACCGGGGCATGCACCACCAGGGTGTCGGCCAGCGGCAGCACCGTCACCTCGGCTCCCAGCGCCTCACCCAGCACAGCACCCAGGGAATCCGCCTGCGCAGCAGGTACTTCCAGTAGCGACACGGTGCTGTGCCCGGGCGGCGACCAGGTGGGGTCGCCGTAGACGGCCACCCCCGCCGAATCCGAGCCGCGCTCCCCCATCTCACAGAGCATCCCGGTGAGCAACTCACCGAGCCGGGGGTAGAGCTCAGGGTTGCGCAGATGCAACCCCACGATTCCGCACATCAGTTGGACTCCTTACTCAGAACGCCTGCAGGTAGCGGTCGATCTCCCATGGCGTCACCTCGCGGTGCCAGGTGAAGAACTCTTCGCGCTTGAGGTTGGCGAAGTAGGTGGCGACGCCCTCGCCCGCGCCGTCCAGCGCACTGGACACCACGTCGTCGGCCTCCAGCGCCTCCACCGCGTGCAGCAGTGTCAACGGAAGCGGTTGCAGCCGTTGCTCGGTGGGCGCGGCAGGCTCGCCGGGATCGATGTTGCGCTTGATACCGTCCAGGCCGGCGCCCAGAGCCGCCGCAATGGCGAGGTACGGGTTGGCCGAACCGTCCGGGCCACGCAGTTCGATCCGTTGGTCGTCGGGGATGCGCACGTAGTGTGTGCGGTCGTTACCGCCGTAGGTCGGGGTGCGCGGCGCCCAGCTGGCGCCGGAGGTGGTGGAGACCGCACCGGTGCGCTTGTAGGCGTTCACGGTGGGAGCCACCACGGCCTGCAGCGCACAGCTGTGCTCGAGGATGCCGCCCACGAAGTTGTAGGCCAGGGGCGAGAGCCCCAGCCCCCGGGGATCGTCGCCATCGGGAAACACGGCTTCGCCGTCTTTTCCGCGCAACGACAGATGCAGGTGCATGCCGCTGCCGGTGCGGTCACTGAACGGCTTGCCCATGAAGGTGGCGATCATGCCGCGCTGTTCGGCCAGCATGGTCAGCAGGTAGCGCAGGGTGATCACCCGGTCGGCGGTGGTGAGGGCGTCGGAGTAGGTGAAGTTCTGCTCGAACTGCCCGTTGCCGTCTTCGTGGTCGTTGGCGTAGTTGCCCCAGCCCAGGCTGTTCATCGCCGTCGAGATGCCGGCCAGATGGTCGAACATCCGCGTCACGCCGCGGGCGTCGTAGCACGGTTGGTCGGCGTGGTCCCCGGGATCGGCGGTGGCCAAGGTGCCGTCGGCCTCGCGGCGAAGGAGGAAGTACTCCACCTCGGCGCCCACGTAGGCCGTCAGGTCACTGTCGGCGGCGCGGGTGAGCATGGACTTGAGGATCACCCGGGGAGCGAACGGCCACGGCTTGCCCTCCACGTGGGGATCGCAGTGCACGATGCCCAGCCCCTCCTTGATGAAGGGGATGGGGGTGAACGACGCCGCGTCCGGCATGGCCATCAGGTCGGGATCCTTGGGCTCCTGCCCGATGGCTCCGACGGCATACCCCGCGAATCCCACGCCCTCGTCCACCAGCATGTCGACGGCCTCGACCGGCACCAGCTTGGCGCACGGTTTACCGCGCAGATCGACGAACAGCGCGAGGATGAACCG from Mycolicibacterium tokaiense includes the following:
- the glnT gene encoding type III glutamate--ammonia ligase, with translation MAAPTDLAQAAKDSNTRFILALFVDLRGKPCAKLVPVEAVDMLVDEGVGFAGYAVGAIGQEPKDPDLMAMPDAASFTPIPFIKEGLGIVHCDPHVEGKPWPFAPRVILKSMLTRAADSDLTAYVGAEVEYFLLRREADGTLATADPGDHADQPCYDARGVTRMFDHLAGISTAMNSLGWGNYANDHEDGNGQFEQNFTYSDALTTADRVITLRYLLTMLAEQRGMIATFMGKPFSDRTGSGMHLHLSLRGKDGEAVFPDGDDPRGLGLSPLAYNFVGGILEHSCALQAVVAPTVNAYKRTGAVSTTSGASWAPRTPTYGGNDRTHYVRIPDDQRIELRGPDGSANPYLAIAAALGAGLDGIKRNIDPGEPAAPTEQRLQPLPLTLLHAVEALEADDVVSSALDGAGEGVATYFANLKREEFFTWHREVTPWEIDRYLQAF
- a CDS encoding protein glxC, producing the protein MEPVTTFDLQHSSVREINAALHARDIDGDFVIENPAGAHNLAVGLDAAVRLRIAGHVGYYAAGMNQHAEVTIEGNAGVGLAENMMSGTVLVKGNASQSAGATAHGGLLVIEGDAAARCGISMKGVNIVVGGNAGHMSAFMAQSGTLVIRGDVGDALGDSIYEARIYVRGEVASLGADCVPKSMDDNHHAELAALLKEAGFDDETSTYTRYGSGRSLYHFHSDNTY
- a CDS encoding FMN-binding glutamate synthase family protein; translation: MNDDARVQRGLRESATFDRATIADIQRAAATGVYDIRGWGAKRKLPHLDDLAFLGASMSRYPLEGYRERCDTDVVLGSRYAKHPLHLSIPVTIAGMSFGSLSANAKEALGRGASEVGTSTTTGDGGMTPEERGQSKYLVYQYLPSRYGMNPDDLRKADAIEIVLGQGAKPGGGGMLLGQKITERVARMRNLPEGIDQRSACRHPDWTGPDDLTIKINELRELTDWEKPIFVKMGASRTYYDVKLAVHAGADVVVVDGMQGGTAATQDVFIEHVGIPTLAAIPQAVQALQELGVHRQVQLVVSGGIRNGADVAKALALGADAVSIGTAALIALGDNDPRYADEYDKIGSAAGFYDDFQDGRDPAGITTQDPQLSARLDPVEAGRRLANYLRVMTMEAQTIARACGKAHVQHLEPEDLVALTIEAAAMARIPLAGTSWIPGHA
- a CDS encoding NAD(P)/FAD-dependent oxidoreductase — protein: MPEVVIVGGGLEGAATAWALSQRGVTDVLVLERSTVGSGMTGKSSGIVRCHYGVSSLAAMSQYGLEVFEAAQEHFGQPIGFHGTGYVVGVGEGDVEALDANLAAQQAVGVQTERIDRSDVAKLWPTAYLDDFAGFAYEPRGGYGDAYMTAQAMAVTARAAGVTIRQSTPVSEIVVDGDRVTGVRLRDGEFIACGTVVLATGAWAPPFLAALGIDLSVTVVREQIVMLKPPADAGEVNSLPVFSDLVSLQYVRPDVGGEILFGNSDLATIETADPDAYSNRADSDFLEATVEKLAHRFPGLADGAVASTYAGCYDVTPDFNPVMSRTDIEGLVLAVGFSGHGFKIAPAVGRLVADLVVDGRSSDPRIPESDFRLSRFAEGQKLSSPHPYAAAGQLR
- a CDS encoding glutamine amidotransferase encodes the protein MCGIVGLHLRNPELYPRLGELLTGMLCEMGERGSDSAGVAVYGDPTWSPPGHSTVSLLEVPAAQADSLGAVLGEALGAEVTVLPLADTLVVHAPVDTEVLLGAARAAVPTALVAGFGQDVAVLKGVGHPRDLAARYGLAQAQGWQGVGHTRMATESAVNAAGCHPYAVGSDQCLVHNGSFANHATIRRELRAAGVHFDSENDTEVGARFVAHQLASGADVELALKRLCAEFDGFYTLLVSNSDSFAVVRDAIACKPAVVAETDDWVAMASEYRALVGLPGIETAHLFEPEPEVVYAWSR